The Siniperca chuatsi isolate FFG_IHB_CAS linkage group LG17, ASM2008510v1, whole genome shotgun sequence genomic sequence CAAGTAGCTCCAGGGCAATTGGGCTACTGGTTCTTTGGCACACAGAAATGGCTTATGGAGTTCATTTGGGGTAGGTTTTCACAGCTATTCTAAGTATGTTTTATGGTTGCTGTTAGCTGTCCCATTTCTTTTTGACCTTGATGTCCTGTTTTCTGTGCAGGATCTTGCTGGTTTGCTTAGTTCAAGCAGAGCATGTATGCTGTTTATGGGTTACACAAGGTGAGCAGAACACTGTGTCACTGTCATTTAATGCTGTGATTTACTAGCTGTGGATTTATACTATTTCTCTTTCAGCTCAGAGCTCCCAGAGACAAAATGGCAACATATATGCTGGCTTCTCACAACAGGATGATGGACTAAGAAGGCTTGAAGAATCTCCCCAGAATCAACTCAGACAGGCCTCCGTTTCTCCACGCTCAGCCCAGAGCAGTAGCCTGAACAAAGAGACTGCAGGTAGCAGTGCTTATAGACAAGAACTTTCCAGTAGTGCCTACTCACAAAGCCTTTCACAGCCAGCTCAAGGTGGCTACGCTTCAGTCAAGCTGACGCAGAGCAACTTATTGTCAAAACCTAACTGGCAAACGATAGAGTTAAATCAAGTCAATATGCCAAAAAAGCAGTTCTCTGGCCTTTCTAGTTCTCTTGCTAGTGGAAATTCTCTGACTGACTCCATTCAGAACCAGAATGACCTTACTGATATCAGCAAGAGAACTTGGCCAACTCAACAGGGTACACTGCGTGCTAGCAACTATCTGTCTAGCAGTTTTGCATCTGTTCAGAGTCCTAGCAAAAGCAACTCCTTAAAATCAGCCTCCCACCAGTCTGCAGTACAGCAAGCtcccagtgctgctgctgctgaaactgGTGCCGCCTACTACGGGCGAAGAGGCTATTCTCCCTCTGTAATATCTTCCAGCATGTTGAGCCCAGGTGCTCCTGTGCCACAGAAAAAATCTATACAGTCTCAAACATCAGCCAGAGCACTTGCTAGACGAGTGTCTTCACGTCGTAGCTCTAAAACAGCTAAACCCTCCAGTTTCTCATCTCCTCAAAATGGAGGAATTGGAAATAACCCCAGCCAGGCTGAGGCTGTAAAACCATACCAAAGCA encodes the following:
- the LOC122863965 gene encoding uncharacterized protein LOC122863965, translated to MAYGVHLGILLVCLVQAEHVCCLWVTQAQSSQRQNGNIYAGFSQQDDGLRRLEESPQNQLRQASVSPRSAQSSSLNKETAGSSAYRQELSSSAYSQSLSQPAQGGYASVKLTQSNLLSKPNWQTIELNQVNMPKKQFSGLSSSLASGNSLTDSIQNQNDLTDISKRTWPTQQGTLRASNYLSSSFASVQSPSKSNSLKSASHQSAVQQAPSAAAAETGAAYYGRRGYSPSVISSSMLSPGAPVPQKKSIQSQTSARALARRVSSRRSSKTAKPSSFSSPQNGGIGNNPSQAEAVKPYQSKLFSMNKGNAQGSYQPASMSNIAYSQESYSQSLPVSKHNAPVGFQPHSLEMPTSQRWSYNPSYTSIVQLPSSMSPLKASWNSNSAQGARNFPASGNGRAGTSAQGFAPTRTHSIPQRFGGSAIRRLKEPADQTDRRIGKPQQTYTAPSQQTVSYKPQVQSVHQSKWQRIRPNWGH